The genomic DNA CTACATCGGCCTTGGGAGAGCTTATCGCATGCATCAACGCCGTATTCCCATACTCGTCCTGTGCGTTTAAGTTAGCCCCTTTTTCTATCAGGGCACGTACAATATTCACGGAACCTGCTCGGGCAGCATGCATCAGAGGTGTCCAGCCATTTTTGTCGTAAACGTTTACATCCGCCCCCTTCTCGATCAGGAAGAGAGCTACCTCTTTGTTGCGATCACCCATCCTGGCCGTGTTTATAAGGGCAGTCATCCCGAGAGCATCCCTCGCGTTGATATTTGCCCCTTTTTCGACTACATTACGCACGCCTGTCAGATCGCCGATACTGGCATACATTATTAATGTATTCTCTAATTCGCCTGCAAGGGTGATTGAAAAAAGCGCCATCGACAGTTGTAATACCAAAACGAGACAGAAAAATATTTTTTTCATAGTCGCTCCTTATAAATGACACCATTAAGCTATTTTTTGTTTCTTTGTGAGGCGCACCCCGCTTCGTAACCGCCGATGAGTGCATCCTCACGCTCCCCCTACTGTCGATATAACACATTCTCTCCTGATCTTGACCCGTCGATGAATTCGATGGTTTTATTGTCCTTGATTCGTCCCGTTACAATGGCGCCCTTGCTTTGAGAGTAGTCCATTCGTCCGTCAAATCTTTTTTCATTGAGGGTTGCGGTGAAGAACGGAAGGCGCTCTCCGTACTGTCCTTTCAGTTCTTTGTCGTCGTAAACGAAGGTCGCTATGAGCTGCGACTCCTTTTTGGCGAATTCTATATGGAATTTGTTTTCCCCTTTAAACCGCCAGATACCACTCACGTCAATGTCGTTCTGCGCCCGGACCGGCTGCAGATCCATAAACATCGGTATCGAAATAAGTAAAAACATTGCTGTCAACAAAGGTATCTTCCAGGAGATCCCGTTTCTCATATCATCCTCCTCATTTATTGGCATAGATCATAAAGACACCGGTATGCCTACGG from Syntrophorhabdaceae bacterium includes the following:
- a CDS encoding ankyrin repeat domain-containing protein, translating into MKKIFFCLVLVLQLSMALFSITLAGELENTLIMYASIGDLTGVRNVVEKGANINARDALGMTALINTARMGDRNKEVALFLIEKGADVNVYDKNGWTPLMHAARAGSVNIVRALIEKGANLNAQDEYGNTALMHAISSPKADVVRLLIEKGANLNVTDKLGQTALKIARFLKSVGKADFGFGPKQQSEIEEIVRMLERAGAR